The Periophthalmus magnuspinnatus isolate fPerMag1 chromosome 10, fPerMag1.2.pri, whole genome shotgun sequence genome segment tgcagGCTGCAGTACAAGACAGACTTAACGAGCAAGAAGGAGTTCCCAGTGTGTTTAACCCTCCACCTCCCAGACCATTACAGGTCAATACAGCAGACCATAGAATATATAGTTACATCGTATCAAGGCCACAACCCAGGGTAGGCTCACAATATACAAATCTTCTCTTACTGTGTTTGTTAACCAGTGATGTATCCGGAACACACCCTCCCAAATGAACAAATCAAGATCAACATTCCTTTAGTTTTTGTTGAGTCTGTTAATGTGCAAATGTGCTTGTTTTCCCAGGGGTTACTAGGATGGAGTTACTATTTGATAATGCTACCGTTCAGATTTACATATTACACACTTCTGGACATATTCAGGTACTGTAGACCATTGAGCAGACAAAAATTGACACAATTTCACAACgttgatcatgttttttttgttgcccTGCCCCAGGTTTGCGCTGAGGTTCATTAGGCCAGACCCCCGCGGTCGTGTGACAGACCCTGTTGGAGACGTTGTATCTTTTATTCACAGTTTTGAGGAGAAATATGGCCGGTCACATCCTGTGTTTTACCAGGGAACATACAGCCAGGTGAGTCCAGAGGCTGAAACATAAGACTTTATAGTTCATGTGAGAGAAGTAATTCAgaaaagaaagtgaaagtatttcgCTGTGAACCTTGTGCTACACAAACCAACAACATTGGCGCGAATGTCTAGAGCAATGTACTACTTGACATTACAGTTCTAGTTTGAATAGGTGAACTATGGAACTTTCTAGGGTGACCTTGGATTTATGATGTCACaaaattgcaataaaatgtGTCACTATTACATTGTTACTGTGTTACTGTGGTAGATACCAGTCCATGCCATATAtcctttaaacttttttggtATTCTGTGTCTTGCTCTaaattttcttgttttgttttctcaccTGATTCTGAAACTTAAGTATAAAGTGTGTGACGCTTGTTATGCAGATAGTAAATTCTCCCTTTGGTGAAATGTAAATAACATActctatttgtttgtttgatgaCTATTTCCAATTGCCCCAttctattttttgtatttttcggGGGATCTAGGCGTTAAATGATGCCAAACGGGAGCTTCGGTACCTGCTAGTCTACCTTCATGGAGACGATCACCAAGACACGGATGAGTTTTGCCGGTACCTGACACTGTTTTTAGTTGTATTTCTTGTTTCTATGAAGTCGTGTAGTGACATAAGCCTGAATCCTTGTGCTTTTTCactatttgattattttgtgttttgctctgCAGTTCCACGTTATGCACAGAAGAGGTCATAACCttcattaacacacaaatgctCTTCTGGGCATGTTCGACCAGCAAACCCGAGGGCTATAGAGGTAAACCTTGAACAGTTTCAGTAGCACATCAGCTTTATGTGAAGTAGAAAAGACAATACCAATTTAAGTAAATGCCTTTTAATTAGGAGttgataataattattaataacaATTACAAATCATTAGGTCTGTCCTGATAACAAACTGTGATAtgttgctgaagaaaatattggtgataaacaataatatagtaACGAATTTAAAGCTAACACAGGATTATCCCTCCACCGATTGACTGAAGCGTTGAGACTACAGCACACATTAGTAGCAGTATTTGTAACTGTACCTTTACTCTAGTACCTCCACTGTTTTTAGCATAAATAAAGTTGTAACATCAGTGAAATGTGGTTTGGTTTCAGCGTCTCAGGCCCTGCGGGAGAACACCTACCCCTTCCTGGCCATGATCGTTCTGAAGGACGGGAAAATGACGATGGTTGGCCGTCTAGAGGGTCTGATCCAGCCCGAGGACCTCATCAACCAACTCACCTTCATCATGGAGGCCAACCAAACATATCTCATGTCCGAGCGCATTGAAAGGTACGCCGTTCAGACTGGAGAGGATTAATACACCGTAGATCATTGGTTATATGGTTTcacaaattacattttattttgatccaTCAATCGAATTACAGCACTGAGTAAACTAACGCTGACCGACCTCAAtcacaacatggttaaaagcttcactaaaggtgcactatgtaacttttggtggtggatctgcttgtctccatggaaatattattgctatgccactaatgttccacagtatggcattgaacttatttTGCATTGATTGacttacaggtgttttcattggTACAATAATGCCTtgggaaaacatgcattcaggGCTGCCTTTCTGTTGAGCTGATCCAagaaaccagaaaagtttcatagtactttaaataaacttttatttatctaaaaagattattctactgctactacataaATGGATTTCatttatcactgtggtatcaaaAAGCATTTGTTACTATCAAAATGCAGTTTGAAATTATTGTGAAAGTATTGTGACATGAGTGACAGTGACACTAGTATTGTGATTCTAATATTATGTGAGTATTTCTCTGTGCTATTGTGGGCTTACTCAGAAGGTGCTTTAGTGctgatttatttaaattaaaaattaattattttcctGGCTTTCAGTATTTAATAAAGCAGGGGCCAGAATTTTGAGGGGCAGGCATGGCAAAATTGTCAGGAAAAAAATTGTGTCCTGCTGTGCTCGTTGACTCATAACTGTCGTACGCTCGCTCCCGGCGCTCAGAGCAGAGGTGATTAACAGCTACTTCTGTAGTGACTCTGTCCACAGTCATTCAACCTCTTCCCGCTCACTTGCACTTTCACCAGGTGTACCTAATCATGCATTGTGCCGGAGTGCCATGCCTCACGTGTTTGCGCGCCGCCGTTTGCCGTCCCACAGTCCCACTGCAGTTTTGCATACTGCAATATGAAAACAGCAGTATGACTAATAACTGAGGaaaaaaagttcattatcatgtGACTGCAGCGAGTGGAGGCCGACTCAGAGACATGAACTTTTCACAGTGACACCTGAAGCTGAACAGTTTGTCGATCCCTGTAATAAgaggtttaatcctgatttactCCCCATTgagagctggtttagttcttgtttttgGGCCCTTAGTCTCAGCCATATGACCACTCTTTTAGCCCTTGCCTTTCAAAAGCAGGATCTTTTATTTAGGCATTAAAGTTGAAGGGCTGGTACACGATGTATTAACCTAAATGTGTCATggctcagtacagatatattgtataagttgctcttgaggtcaaaataagtctacatctaattagaaaagatgttattgtcttatcaggaagtgcatatTGGCATTACCGTCATGGCTCCACTGCTCTTTGAAAGccttgaaaagtgcttataaatcatagactgtaaatataaatgggcatggttaacctgctagctaccacgttccaaataggaagtgaaaaTGAGtgtacttcctgctccattgacttccagctccaattcactttacattagaaaacaatTACCCTTcctgctgcagtgaacctcatcattttggtcttaaaatgttcttattaacccgctctacatgatcctgatatttttataattaactAACAGCCAAATCttgtgccttctttccccgaggttgctcccactagtgttagcaacaggtttgattgacagtgttgctgttaaaccagtggcacgaacaggaaggggcgttaccttcaacagcctcgcttcggattggctctttggttgctatgatactctttgtcagaattccaaatatagaactctgctccaaattgcccgctgtaactgctctggcctcgatgagcttcatttgactggagccgaacgctgtgggtgacgtcacactcactcagtccacttatttatacagtctatgttgtaACCTCATCGCAGTGATTCAATAGAATGCTCGTAATGCAGAAAGTTTACAGTATTATAATTTTCTGTGGAGCAAAATGGAAAAAGTTGAAACCCTATTCAGTCTTTTGTCCTCTGCTGGTTTTGGTCATAATTTAGCTGGTGGTGTAGCTCCACATTAGCCTTAcaaagggacaactgtacttacTGATGACTCAACATATTACTAAATGAGTTTATTCTATGATTCTATTTatcaattattcaaataaaacagagaacagaggaatCAGACCCAGGAGATCCGTAAGCGGCAGGACGAGGAGTTTGAGGCGTCTCTTCGGGCCGatcaggagaaggagagaaagaagagagaggagcaggagcagaagaggcaggaggaggagaaggtcagaCAGAGCGTTCTCATGGAGGAGCGGAGGCGACGGGTGAGTACCATCTAGACTTTGTTTTTAGTGAGTTTACTTGGCTGTGTTTACTTGCACATCAAAATCTGATCAtgtgatttctggagttattaGATTATTGACTCTATTATTGTGACCcctgattctgcaaaaaaaggGCAAACTAATGACAAGcagaagttattttaaaattcatggTACTTTGGCTCCTAAAGACAAGTTACTGTGCTAATTCACAGGTCACAg includes the following:
- the faf2 gene encoding FAS-associated factor 2, whose protein sequence is MVIGEGKMAAPEEPELSQAQTEKLLQFQDLTGLESIDQCRRTLEQHNWNIEAAVQDRLNEQEGVPSVFNPPPPRPLQVNTADHRIYSYIVSRPQPRGLLGWSYYLIMLPFRFTYYTLLDIFRFALRFIRPDPRGRVTDPVGDVVSFIHSFEEKYGRSHPVFYQGTYSQALNDAKRELRYLLVYLHGDDHQDTDEFCRSTLCTEEVITFINTQMLFWACSTSKPEGYRASQALRENTYPFLAMIVLKDGKMTMVGRLEGLIQPEDLINQLTFIMEANQTYLMSERIEREQRNQTQEIRKRQDEEFEASLRADQEKERKKREEQEQKRQEEEKVRQSVLMEERRRRKLEEEKERKSECLPPEPQADDPESVKIVFKLPNDTRVERRFLFGQSLTVIHDFLFSLKETPEKFQIVTNFPRRVLPCLPSEEQPNPPTLKEAGLSRCEVLFVQDLTDD